A segment of the Chitinophagaceae bacterium genome:
AGCCGGACTTAACAGTTTACTTCTTTTTCTTAAAGTGCACTACTGCACTATCGGCACTCATTAAACTTAATTGTTCAGGTGTAAACGTAAGTACCTGCATTACTTCCTGATCAGTTAATGAATCGCCTTCAATGATAACTAGCCGGGTACTGTCTTTCCATTCATACTTCCCTTTCTGTGGTGTAATACTATCATTGAGCAGTTGTGTAATGTCCCCTTCAGCAGTAAATCGAAACGTATACTTTGTAAGATTAGAATCGAGCGACAGCAGCAGCAAACCAATGCTGTTGCTGTCTTTTAAGTAATCGAATCAATTTTCCATTCGCCGAGAATTGCTTTTGATAAGAACTTACTGAGGTGGTAGCAGGTTTCTTTGTTTGAAAATAATACACAGCTCCGCCAGCGGCTGCCAGTAAAATGACAGCCAAAATGATTTTTTTCATTTTGAAATGTTTTTTAATTGATGAGGAATAAAGAAAATCAAGATGCAGTAGCAGCGGAGGAATTGCTGAATTCATTGCCGGCAAAACAAATCATTCAACTGCTGATGTATCCTGCGAGAAGAACAGATTCTTTTGCAACAGAATCTGACATTGATACCTGTTAACAATAAAAAGTAACCTTTCGGAATTGTTAAAGAAAGCTAAGAGTACAAAGGAAGGAAAGAGTTAAAAGAGAATCGATGTTTTTATCAATAAAAATATTTCAAGCTTTATAAATAGATGATCAATAAAAAAGAGTTGAGTTTACACTCAACTCTTTTCTCTTTTCACTCTTTTGAACTCTTAGCTCACTCCCCTGCCAGCTCAAGCACAATCTTCCATTCTTCATCTGTTACCTTTCCCACACTCAAACGGCCGAGGCGCAATAGATCCATATTTGCTAAACGCTTGTCTGCTTTCATTTCTACAAGTGTTACAGGTTTCTTTAGTTTACGGACTGGTTTCAGATCAACCACTACCCAAGCCTCTTCATCTGTTGTAGGGTCCTGGTAAGCTTCTTTGGCAACTTTTGCAATGCCCACAATTTCCAATCCCTCATTACTATGATAAAAAAATACTTCATCTCCTTTCTTCATATCACGGAGATTATTGCGTGCAGCATAATTGCGTACACCATCCCAGGTGGTTTGTTTGTCTTTACAAACTGCTCCCAGCTGTATTTAAACGGTTCTGATTTTACTAACCAATGAGCCATAAGGAAGAAATTAGGAATTAAAAATAAAGAATGAAGAATAAAAAAGTTGGACGAACCGCCACTTTTTCATTTGTTATTTTTCATTTCACATTTTTCATTTTGAATGCACTACCATCCATTCGCCAGCACATCTGCAAGATGCATGGTTTTAAGATTGTGGCCTTTCTGTTTAATATATCCATCAAGGTGCATCAAACAGCTGAGATCGGTAGAGATCATATACTCAGCACCTGTGGCAAGTGCATTGTTTACTTTCTGATCGGCCATGGCAGCAGAGATGGTATCAAACTTAACAGCAAAGGTTCCACCAAAGCCACAGCAGGTTTCATTATCATTCATTTCCACCAGCTCCAGTCCTTTTACATGACTTAATAATTTGCGTGGACCAGCTTTGATCCTGCATTCACGCAATGCAGCACAGCTGTCGTGGTAAGTTGCTTTCCCTTCCAGTTTTGCACCAACATCTCCAACCTTCAGCACATCCGTTAAAAACTCACTGAATTCAAACAGTCGTTTCTGCATTCCTTTTACTTCATTATGCACAGAGGAATTGTCAAAGATTTTACTGTAATAGTTTCGCACAAATCCGGAACAGGAAGCACTGGGTGCAACAATATAATCTGTTCCGGCAAAATCTTTCATGAACTTTCCTGCCACATCCTTGCATTCATCCTGGAAGCCTGCATTATAAGCCGGTTGTCCGCAACAGGTTTGATTGGTATTGTAGGAAACTGTACAGCCAAACTTTTCCAGCACCTTCACCATATTAAAAGCAGTTTCCG
Coding sequences within it:
- a CDS encoding (Fe-S)-binding protein gives rise to the protein MNVQIFIPCFVDQLYPETAFNMVKVLEKFGCTVSYNTNQTCCGQPAYNAGFQDECKDVAGKFMKDFAGTDYIVAPSASCSGFVRNYYSKIFDNSSVHNEVKGMQKRLFEFSEFLTDVLKVGDVGAKLEGKATYHDSCAALRECRIKAGPRKLLSHVKGLELVEMNDNETCCGFGGTFAVKFDTISAAMADQKVNNALATGAEYMISTDLSCLMHLDGYIKQKGHNLKTMHLADVLANGW